The DNA region TTTGCACGTTACTTCGATGTAGAATTAAGGTTGATACCTTTAAAAAGGGACCTTTACACTATAACTGCAGAAGACGTAACTGAAAATGTTGATGAAAATACCATAGCTGTAGGTGCAGTTATAGGAACGACATTTACTGGACAAATGGATCCTATAAAGGAAATAAACGACTGTTTACTCGAAATTAAAAAAAATAAAGGGTGGGACATACCGATACATGTTGATGGCGCAAGCGGGGGCTTTATAGCGCCATTTATATATCCTGATCTCAAATGGGATTTCAGGCTGGAACAGGTTAAATCCATCAACGTATCCGGCCACAAATATGGTCTAGTGTATCCAGGTATTGGGTGGCTGGTTTTTAAAGATAAAACAGACTTACCTGAAGAGCTTATATTTAATATAAACTATCTTGGAGGTTCAATGCCTAATTATTCACTTAACTTTTCCAAGGGCAGCAGCACCATAATAGCACAGTACTACAACTTCATAAGACTAGGAAAAAGGGGTTATGGGGAAATTATACAGAATATGCTTAAAAATGCCAAGTATTTATCGAAAAAACTGGAGGAATCTGGTAGATTTGAAGTTATAAACAATGATATAATGTTTCCTTTAGTTACTGCAAGGTTAAAAGATGTTGATTTTGATGTATTCCAGCTGTCGGAAAAGCTGCGTGAAAAAGGATGGATTGTACCGGCATATACCCTTCCAGAGGATGCAGAGGATATTGCAGTCGTAAGAATGGTCATTAAAGAGAGTTTTGGTAGAGATATGATAGATATGCTCTTTAATGATATGGTAGATACCTGCAGCAGGTTGAAAGAATTAGCTATCAAAAAAGAAGACGTAGAAGAACGGGAAAA from Methanobacterium bryantii includes:
- a CDS encoding glutamate decarboxylase, with protein sequence MLSKKHDLRKMSESEREHTVNTTTYGSRYFCESVPKFEMPEEGMPARAAYQIIHDELNLDGNPSLNLASFVTTWMESEADKLIQESIDKNYVDNDEYPQTEKIQDRCVNMLARLFNAPSDCKSIGTSAIGSSEAIMLGLLAHKWTWKKRRQAEGKPVDKPNIVMGADVHTVWEKFARYFDVELRLIPLKRDLYTITAEDVTENVDENTIAVGAVIGTTFTGQMDPIKEINDCLLEIKKNKGWDIPIHVDGASGGFIAPFIYPDLKWDFRLEQVKSINVSGHKYGLVYPGIGWLVFKDKTDLPEELIFNINYLGGSMPNYSLNFSKGSSTIIAQYYNFIRLGKRGYGEIIQNMLKNAKYLSKKLEESGRFEVINNDIMFPLVTARLKDVDFDVFQLSEKLREKGWIVPAYTLPEDAEDIAVVRMVIKESFGRDMIDMLFNDMVDTCSRLKELAIKKEDVEERENPSLLY